The genomic stretch TGTCCTGCCTCGGGTAGGCCGCGATGACCTTGCCCTTGGCGCCCTTGTCCTTGCCGGCGATGACGACGACCGTGTCGCCCTTCTTGATCTTCACGGTCAGAGCACCTCCGGCGCCAGGCTGATGATCTTCATGAACCGCTTGTCGCGCAGCTCGCGCCCGACCGGGCCGAAGATGCGGGTACCGCGGGGGTCCCCGCCGTCCTTGATGATGACGGCGGCGTTCTCGTCGAACCGGATGTACGAGCCGTCGGGACGACGCTTCTCCTTGGCGGTGCGAACGATGACCGCCTTGACGACGTCACCCTTCTTCACACCGGCGCCCGGGATGGCGTCCTTGACCGTGGCCACGATGACGTCGCCGATGCTCGCGTAACGGCGACCGGAGCCGCCGAGCACGCGGATGCACAGGATCTCCCGCGCACCCGTGTTGTCAGCGACGCGCAGTCGCGACTCCTGCTGAATCACGTCTGTCTCCTATGTCTGCCAGTTCTCCGGTCAGCGACCGAAGCTTGGCGGAACGCTGGTGGGCTGGGCCGGCATGAGCCGGCCCAGCCGCACTCACTTGGCCTTTTCGAGGATCTCCACGACACGCCACCGCTTGGTGGCCGACAGCGGACGGGTCTCCATGAGCAGAACCCGGTCGCCGACGCCGCACGCGTTCTGCTCGTCGTGCACCTTGAGCTTGCGGGTGCGGCGCAGAACCTTGCCGTAGAGGGCGTGCTTCACACGGTCCTCGACCTCGACGACGACGGTCTTGTCCATCTTGTCGCTGACCACGAGACCCTCGCGCACCTTGCGGTTCGCGCGGACCGTGGCCGTGCTCTCGTCACTCATGCTGTCACCTCATCCGGCGCAACCGAGAGCCCCAGCTCGCGCTCACGCATGATCGTGTAGATCTTCGCGATGTCCTTGCGGACCACCTGCAGCCGACGGTGATTGTCGAGCTGGCCGGTCGCGCCCTGCACGCGAAGGTTGAACAGCTCCGCCTTGGCCTCCCGCAGCCGCGAAACC from Paractinoplanes brasiliensis encodes the following:
- the rplN gene encoding 50S ribosomal protein L14, with product MIQQESRLRVADNTGAREILCIRVLGGSGRRYASIGDVIVATVKDAIPGAGVKKGDVVKAVIVRTAKEKRRPDGSYIRFDENAAVIIKDGGDPRGTRIFGPVGRELRDKRFMKIISLAPEVL
- the rpmC gene encoding 50S ribosomal protein L29, with product MAAGVKASELRELSGEELVSRLREAKAELFNLRVQGATGQLDNHRRLQVVRKDIAKIYTIMRERELGLSVAPDEVTA
- the rpsQ gene encoding 30S ribosomal protein S17 translates to MSDESTATVRANRKVREGLVVSDKMDKTVVVEVEDRVKHALYGKVLRRTRKLKVHDEQNACGVGDRVLLMETRPLSATKRWRVVEILEKAK